The window TCTGTTAACAATCCAGATTATTTTTGCGATAAGTGCTGTTTTCTGCTTCACATCTTGGGCTCCACTTACTTATAAATTATTTAAAAAAGAAAAAGCAGCCTCTCGCGTTGCAGGTTTTACCGCTTCACTTACTCTGGGCCAAATTATCACATATCTTATTACATACCCACTGGTAAAGAAGTTTGGATTCTTTAACATATTACTTGTATACGGGGTAATTACGGCAGTTGCCGCAATTCTTTATATAATTGTAATAAGAATGCAAGAATTTACAGAACAGATGAAAGCACCGAAAAGACCGTCATTTGCTCAAAGCCTAAAAGTTGTGCTATCCGAAAAAGCAATGACTCCACTTATGATTATTGCCTTTCTAGATATAGGCGTTTTTGCTTGGCTTGCAGGCTGGTATCCAGCAATTCTTACAAAATTCAAAGGTGTCACGCCAACCCAGGCAGGAATTGTACATAGCATGATTCTTCTTGGATGTCTTATAGGAGCAATAACGGTACCTAATATAAGTCACCACATAAAAAAAGTAAAGGTGTTTCTTGTAACCCTTCCTATAATTTGCATAATTATGCTGCTTCTTATACCCAGACTTTCCGGGCTCGGTGCATTTGTCATAAATGGCATCATATTGGGTTTTGCGCTTTTTCCCATGTATCCCTTAGGAGTACACCTTCCAAGCGCATATTCAAAAATTGGTGTTACATATGCTGGAGTTAGCAGTGGAATAGTTCTCATCGCTGCCAATCTGGGGGGTTTTATTTTGCCAGAGCTTGGAGCACTTACCCGTGGCATTACATCTGCAATCGTCTTTTTTGGAATTATTCCAATGGCGCTTATGTTTATAGCTGCAATATTTTTTAAAGATCCTGATACATACAAATAGATGAAAAAAATTTGTGTGATATTACTTTTGTTGTTTCTTTTTTTTGCATACATTCCCAAAATTTTCGGCGAAACTCTTGCTTTTAATAAAAATTTTCTTATCAGCAACGAGGATTTTATTGACTTTAATAGCATGAATCTCGTCGAGATAAATAATTTTCTTTTCCAACAGGGGACTGTCCTTCCTTTTTATCAAGAAAATGGAGAAACAGCAGCGCAAATAATTTTTAACGCAGCTCAAAAATACAAAATAAATCCAAAGGTCATCATAGCCACAATACAAAAAGAAGAGAGCTTAATCGCAGCAACTACTTACAACCAGCATGCATTGGATTATGCGATGGGGTATCACAAACCATCTACTTTTGCCACGCAGGTCGATAATGGAACAAACCTTTTAAGGTATGCCTTTGATATTAAAGCAAGCGAATATGGATGGGAAGTAGGCGCCCCTCATAAAACTCTCGATAATCACAAATACATTGAAAATGTAGTTATCCCAGAAAATACGGCGACCACTGCTCTATACCTCTACACTCCATACATTGGCGGTTATTACCAGGATAATGGCGTATATATCGGAGGAAATTACCTATTTTTTAAAGTATACACGCGATGGTTTGGCATGAGTCAAAAACTTTATTCTAAATTTTCCGAAAAAAACATTTCTTTTTATGTGCCAGAAGAAACTGCTTCGACCCTGCCGATAAAAGTGTTTAATAATGGAGAGATCATGTGGGAAAAGGGGCTTTCTCTTACAACAATTCTGTCTCCAAAAAATATAGACATTATTTCCTCTAAGCTCGAAAATAATATAGAGAATGGAGAATTTACTACATTTTATATTCAGGTTCCACCACTAATCAATAGCATTAAAATCCATATGCAGTTACTCACAAACAATGAAGAACTTTTTGGCGAAATAATAGAGATAGAAGTGATCCCGGTAAAGCTTGCCACCACAATAAAAATAGATGAAGAGAATATTAAAATATCGGTATCAAATAAAACAGTGGATATTCCATATTTTACTCTAAAAGAAGAACTATTAGACAGCGATGGAACAATTATCCAAGAAAAGTTCATTATGAATGAGGAAAAATTTATAAAATATCATTTAATTTCAGAAACAGATAAGACATTAAATAATATGAGCAGTTTTCAAGTCGTGTTAAAATGCATCGGGACTAGTCAGCCAATCGAGCTAAACACTGATATACTCCCGGTTTTATTAACTAAACCATATTCGAGCGGAAAATTCCTTTTAACCATAGGGACGACACCACAAGGAGCATCACTTTGCTTAAATAATGAAAAAACGGAATACATTACGCCACTCTCTATTTTAGTAGCACCAGGACTTCATCACATAGCTCTAGAAAAAAATGGATTTGAACTGATAGAAAATGATATT is drawn from Caldisericota bacterium and contains these coding sequences:
- a CDS encoding MFS transporter, producing LLTIQIIFAISAVFCFTSWAPLTYKLFKKEKAASRVAGFTASLTLGQIITYLITYPLVKKFGFFNILLVYGVITAVAAILYIIVIRMQEFTEQMKAPKRPSFAQSLKVVLSEKAMTPLMIIAFLDIGVFAWLAGWYPAILTKFKGVTPTQAGIVHSMILLGCLIGAITVPNISHHIKKVKVFLVTLPIICIIMLLLIPRLSGLGAFVINGIILGFALFPMYPLGVHLPSAYSKIGVTYAGVSSGIVLIAANLGGFILPELGALTRGITSAIVFFGIIPMALMFIAAIFFKDPDTYK
- a CDS encoding stalk domain-containing protein, which gives rise to MKKICVILLLLFLFFAYIPKIFGETLAFNKNFLISNEDFIDFNSMNLVEINNFLFQQGTVLPFYQENGETAAQIIFNAAQKYKINPKVIIATIQKEESLIAATTYNQHALDYAMGYHKPSTFATQVDNGTNLLRYAFDIKASEYGWEVGAPHKTLDNHKYIENVVIPENTATTALYLYTPYIGGYYQDNGVYIGGNYLFFKVYTRWFGMSQKLYSKFSEKNISFYVPEETASTLPIKVFNNGEIMWEKGLSLTTILSPKNIDIISSKLENNIENGEFTTFYIQVPPLINSIKIHMQLLTNNEELFGEIIEIEVIPVKLATTIKIDEENIKISVSNKTVDIPYFTLKEELLDSDGTIIQEKFIMNEEKFIKYHLISETDKTLNNMSSFQVVLKCIGTSQPIELNTDILPVLLTKPYSSGKFLLTIGTTPQGASLCLNNEKTEYITPLSILVAPGLHHIALEKNGFELIENDIEVANDTEISLELTKTDFEPPELLVNKPKLVNSTPILLKGKVLDNTSVESLQINGQAVNFDTEGNFSIDYHLEDGENEIQISCTDTAGNLTEDSFVVTLDRIPPEILSSTTPRVTPNVFIKINLQAIDAINLYVNEKKCDNTEYSDYIKLNIGKNIIEAIAEDEAGNKTVKNIVIAYSPLPPTILQLFIGKKYIYVNSTKKNIDTAPIIKNERTFLPIRAIIESLGGKILYEAENKEVTIFINGAEIHLFIGNNIAIVNEKEVRIDENENVYPLIINSRTYLPLRFIIENIVGSVEWDAKERKVTITYPLI